In Panicum virgatum strain AP13 chromosome 4N, P.virgatum_v5, whole genome shotgun sequence, a single window of DNA contains:
- the LOC120671135 gene encoding probable methyltransferase At1g29790, giving the protein MGTVSLNVASSRRGGRRGLACLCSPALLNLLVLLSLLSTNLLALLAFLSPRARGPVHAAAAAAAADRSASSSSSSAISAQVAAIAREIDATRLVPHRSALPPELLLFLSPHALPLGRDARTGLTHMPASVAHACFRSPPTLALLAAFASYEPRAACPRNATLPHRLLSKGCEPLPRRRCLSRGPRAALPSSNMGVDSRRWVKPRHDHEFLIDDVLRLAGAASTKIRIGFDVAGGAANFAARMRERGVTVVTTVLDNAGKPMNEFVAARGLFPLLLSPAHRFPFYDGVFDLVHVGTTALDEGGAPALGQAGTEEALEFLMFDVDRVLRAGGLLWIDSYMCHSEERRQVVLRLIRRFGYKKLKWVAGEKAGTGSSKTAMYISAVLQKPGRG; this is encoded by the coding sequence atgGGGACGGTGTCCCTGAACGTGGCGTCCtcccggcgcggcgggcggcgcggcctggcGTGCCTCTGCTCGcccgcgctgctcaacctcctcgtgctcctctccctcctctccaccAATCTCCTCGCGCTCCTCGCCTTCCTCTccccccgcgcccgcggccccgttcacgccgccgccgccgccgccgccgccgaccgctccgcctcctcctcctcctcctccgccatctCCGCGCAGGTGGCCGCCATCGCGCGGGAGATCGACGCCACCCGCCTCGTCCCGCACCGCTCCGCCCTGCCCCCGGAgctgctcctcttcctctccccgcACGCGCTCCCGCTGGGCCGCGACGCGCGCACCGGGCTCACCCACATGCCGGCCTCCGTCGCGCACGCCTGCTTCCGCTCCCCGCCCACGctcgccctgctcgccgccttCGCCTCCTACGAGCCGCGCGCCGCGTGCCCACGCAACGCCACCCTCCCGCACCGCCTCCTCTCTAAGGGATGCGAgccgctgccccgccgccggtgccTCTCCCGGGGCCCCCGCGCGGCGCTCCCGTCCTCCAACATGGGCGTCGACAGCCGCCGCTGGGTGAAGCCGCGCCACGACCACGAGTTCCTCATCGACGACGTcctgcggctcgccggcgccgcctcgacTAAGATCCGGATCGGCTtcgacgtcgccggcggcgccgccaactTCGCCGCCCGGATGAGGGAGCGCGGGGTGACCGTGGTCACCACGGTGCTCGACAACGCCGGGAAGCCCATGAACGAGTTCGTGGCCGCGAGGGGCCTGTTCCCGCTGCTGCTCTCGCCGGCGCACCGCTTCCCCTTCTACGACGGGGTGTTCGACCTCGTGCACGTCGGGACCACCGCGCTGGACGAAGGCGGGGCGCCGGCGCTGGGGCAGGCGGGGACGGAGGAGGCGCTGGAATTCCTCATGTTCGATGTCGATCGGGTGCTGCGCGCCGGCGGGCTGCTCTGGATTGACAGCTACATGTGCCACAGCGAGGAGCGGAGGCAGGTGGTTCTGAGGCTAATTCGAAGGTTTGGCTACAAGAAGCTCAAGTGGGTTGCAGGAGAGAAGGCCGGCACGGGGAGCTCAAAGACGGCAATGTACATCTCTGCGGTTTTGCAGAAGCCGGGCCGGGGTTGA
- the LOC120669923 gene encoding probable CCR4-associated factor 1 homolog 11 has product MPSRDGGPAVIHPQPPPPPLPSSSFMHIVPQYHPAMMVPYAPPPAQLVYSASSAAATKAEVRDVWSGNLEEELANIAALLPYYPCVCVDTEFPGAVHDSGTPRYLRGPRESYALVKRNVDDLKLLQVGFALSGAAGRCPVAWQFNVRGFDPARDPHAPASIDMLRAQGMDFGTLRQFGVRPDDFAVGFYRCGLGCGQLTWAAFAGAYDFAYLAKVLTGGRPLPDTLDGFHALLQGLFGPKVLDAKHLARCCGIRGGLEQVAAALGVKRAAGRAHCAGSDSLLTTDVLLAMVDRFFRNCNVLSHAGTIVDLA; this is encoded by the coding sequence ATGCCCTCCCGCGACGGCGGCCCTGCCGTCATCCACcctcaaccgccgccgccgcctctgccgtCGTCTAGCTTCATGCACATCGTGCCCCAGTATCACCCAGCCATGATGGTGCcgtacgcgccgccgcccgcgcagcTGGTGTACTCggcctcgagcgccgccgccaccaaggCCGAGGTCCGGGACGTGTGGTCCGGGAACCTCGAGGAGGAGCTCGCCAACATCGCGGCGCTGCTGCCCTACTACCCCTGCGTGTGCGTGGACACGGAGTTCCCCGGCGCCGTGCACGACTCGGGCACGCCGCGCTACCTCCGCGGCCCGCGCGAGAGCTACGCGCTCGTGAAGAGGAACGTCGACGACCTCAAGCTGCTCCAGGTCGGGTTCGCGCtgtcgggcgccgccggccgctgccccgTCGCGTGGCAGTTCAACGTCCGGGGCTTCGACCCCGCGCGCGACCCGCACGCGCCGGCCTCCATCGACATGCTCCGCGCGCAGGGCATGGACTTCGGCACGCTGCGCCAGTTCGGCGTCCGCCCGGACGACTTCGCCGTCGGGTTCTACCGCTGCGGCCTCGGCTGCGGGCAGCTCACCTGGGCGGCGTTCGCCGGCGCCTACGACTTCGCGTACCTCGCCAAGGTGCTCACCGGCGGCCGCCCGCTGCCGGACACGCTGGACGGCTTCCACGCCCTGCTCCAGGGGCTCTTCGGGCCCAAGGTGCTCGACGCGAAGCACCTCGCCAGGTGCTGTGGCATCCGCGGGGGGCTGGAGCAggtggccgccgcgctcggcgtcaagcgcgccgccggccgcgcgcactGCGCCGGCTCCGACAGCCTGCTCACCACCGACGTGCTCCTGGCGATGGTGGACCGCTTCTTCAGGAACTGCAACGTGCTCTCGCACGCCGGCACCATCGTAGATTTAGCGTAG